A region of Massilia sp. WG5 DNA encodes the following proteins:
- a CDS encoding MFS transporter has translation MHTISPGRVPERGRGRATLMLCHFAGMVDLVALPVWVGTLVQHYGFDLEHAGMIVTAFLLGAVGASMLAAPLYNRLPRGACTAAGYGIAALAFLGASRVNAFAGLAALHLVAGVATGAALSLAHGTIGRSANPHRLFALAGTALGIGAVIFYAAVPAAVAAHGGAMLFMVFAGLMALAALACAIGFPQVAAQVRERGLAGPLPRAAWFAILGVACMALNQALTFSMLDRIGVARGFGQDRVNGLLVVVGLLNLFPAAVAALLQKRLDPVRVALVAAPLQAALALTVTLSSDFLPYALAGAVYPAVLIFTHTFLFGLIARLDPSGRALASTPAMMMTGSAIGPALAGAVAMRAGFAGQAALAVAVGLSATLLFAMLARRAGARPLATGIH, from the coding sequence ATGCACACCATTTCACCGGGCCGCGTCCCGGAACGTGGCCGCGGCCGCGCCACACTCATGCTGTGCCACTTCGCCGGCATGGTCGACCTGGTCGCGCTGCCGGTCTGGGTCGGCACGCTGGTCCAGCATTACGGCTTCGACCTGGAGCACGCGGGCATGATCGTCACCGCCTTCCTGCTCGGGGCCGTGGGCGCCAGCATGCTCGCTGCGCCGCTGTACAACCGGCTGCCGCGCGGCGCCTGCACCGCCGCCGGCTACGGCATCGCCGCGCTGGCCTTCCTCGGCGCGTCGCGGGTGAACGCATTCGCCGGGCTGGCGGCGCTGCACCTGGTGGCCGGCGTCGCCACCGGCGCCGCACTGTCGCTTGCCCACGGCACGATCGGCAGGAGCGCCAATCCGCACCGGCTGTTCGCGCTGGCCGGCACGGCGCTGGGTATCGGCGCCGTCATCTTTTACGCGGCGGTGCCGGCAGCGGTGGCGGCGCATGGCGGAGCCATGCTCTTTATGGTGTTCGCGGGCCTGATGGCGCTGGCGGCACTGGCCTGCGCGATCGGCTTTCCGCAGGTGGCGGCGCAGGTCCGGGAACGCGGCCTTGCCGGTCCGCTGCCGCGCGCGGCCTGGTTCGCGATCCTCGGCGTGGCCTGCATGGCGCTGAACCAGGCGCTGACCTTCAGCATGCTGGACCGGATCGGCGTGGCGCGCGGCTTCGGCCAGGACCGGGTGAATGGCCTGCTGGTCGTGGTCGGCCTGCTCAACCTGTTTCCGGCCGCCGTCGCCGCGCTGTTGCAGAAACGCCTGGACCCGGTGCGCGTGGCCCTGGTGGCGGCGCCGCTGCAGGCCGCGCTGGCGCTGACCGTCACGCTCTCCAGCGACTTCCTGCCCTATGCGCTGGCGGGCGCCGTGTACCCGGCGGTGCTGATCTTCACCCACACCTTCCTGTTCGGACTGATTGCGCGCCTGGACCCGAGCGGCCGCGCGCTGGCCTCGACACCCGCGATGATGATGACCGGCTCGGCGATCGGCCCGGCGCTGGCGGGTGCGGTGGCGATGCGCGCCGGCTTCGCGGGGCAGGCCGCGCTGGCCGTCGCGGTGGGCCTGAGCGCCACGCTGCTGTTCGCCATGCTGGCGCGCCGCGCCGGCGCCCGGCCGCTGGCCACCGGAATCCATTAA
- a CDS encoding glycoside hydrolase family 1 protein — MTRQDDRHDARRRSLLGLGTVLTGAALLPAAARAAAGSHAGAFPKGFLWGAAIAGHQAEGDNVASDAWLLENIKPTEFREPSGAAVDHYRLYDQDIATLASLGLNTFRFSIEWARVEPVEGMFSIAALEHYRDVLLSCRKHGVKAMVSFNHFVTPAWFAARGGWEDPGSTQLYVRYCDRVARHLGELIDYATTFNEPNLPRLLFGIPGPLAGMADNPNMRAMLARAGQVAGTGKWSSWIFGDFARIEAGLLRAHAAGYQAIKAVHPNLPVGFSIAIADDQAVDGGEAMVAKKRAIAYEPWFRAIGEHGDFIGVQTYTRELIGPDGVRPPPKDAKFTSSHMEFYPQALEATIRYTAKNVRVPIYVTENGVSTDDDAMRVAYIRTAVGGVAQCLRDGIDVKGYIHWSLLDNFEWIFGFGPHFGLIAVDRTTMKRSVRPSARLLGQIARNNGVAA, encoded by the coding sequence ATGACACGACAAGATGACCGACACGATGCCCGCCGCCGCAGCCTGCTGGGCCTGGGCACCGTGCTGACCGGCGCCGCGCTGCTGCCGGCGGCGGCCCGCGCAGCCGCCGGCAGCCATGCGGGCGCCTTCCCAAAGGGATTCCTGTGGGGCGCGGCGATCGCCGGCCACCAGGCCGAGGGCGACAACGTGGCCAGCGACGCCTGGCTGCTCGAAAACATCAAGCCGACCGAGTTCAGGGAGCCGTCCGGCGCGGCGGTCGACCACTATCGCCTGTACGACCAGGACATCGCGACCCTGGCCTCGCTCGGCCTGAACACCTTCCGCTTCTCGATCGAGTGGGCGCGCGTCGAGCCGGTCGAGGGCATGTTCTCGATCGCCGCGCTGGAACACTACCGCGACGTGCTGCTGTCCTGCCGCAAGCACGGCGTCAAGGCCATGGTCAGCTTCAACCACTTCGTCACCCCGGCCTGGTTCGCGGCGCGGGGCGGCTGGGAAGACCCGGGCTCCACCCAGCTGTATGTGCGCTACTGCGACAGGGTGGCGCGCCACCTGGGCGAACTGATCGACTACGCGACCACCTTCAACGAGCCGAACCTCCCGCGCCTGCTGTTCGGCATCCCGGGCCCGCTTGCAGGCATGGCCGACAACCCGAACATGCGCGCCATGCTCGCCAGGGCGGGGCAGGTGGCCGGCACCGGCAAGTGGTCATCGTGGATCTTCGGCGACTTCGCCAGGATCGAGGCCGGCCTGCTGCGGGCCCATGCCGCCGGCTACCAGGCGATCAAGGCCGTCCATCCGAACCTGCCGGTCGGCTTCTCGATCGCGATCGCGGACGACCAGGCGGTCGACGGCGGCGAGGCGATGGTCGCGAAGAAGCGCGCGATCGCCTACGAGCCCTGGTTCCGGGCCATCGGCGAGCACGGCGACTTCATCGGCGTGCAGACCTATACGCGCGAACTGATCGGTCCGGACGGCGTGCGCCCGCCACCGAAGGACGCGAAGTTCACCTCGAGCCACATGGAGTTTTACCCACAGGCGCTGGAGGCGACCATCCGCTACACGGCGAAGAACGTCAGGGTGCCGATCTACGTCACCGAGAACGGGGTCTCGACCGACGACGACGCCATGCGCGTTGCCTACATCCGCACGGCGGTGGGCGGTGTCGCCCAATGTCTGAGGGACGGCATCGACGTCAAGGGCTACATCCATTGGTCGCTGCTGGACAACTTCGAATGGATCTTCGGCTTCGGCCCGCACTTCGGCCTGATCGCGGTCGACCGCACGACCATGAAGCGCAGCGTCAGGCCGAGCGCGCGCCTGCTTGGGCAGATCGCAAGGAACAACGGCGTCGCCGCATGA
- a CDS encoding amidohydrolase family protein codes for MGGIIFENVRIFDGAQMRQGIGAVRVEGNRIAEVADGERRIARQDGDRVIDGEGATLMPGLIEAHAHLSWPSSVERFVPGMALPPEDLVLTTARNARILLDHGFTGAYSAGSLSKSVEVVLNTFITSGGMPGPRLVASSIEREPPTVEELDPGKVAEHGRGPEAVRAFVKECASIGAKSVKFLLSGEDALKPGASQQLMYTQEEADAAGAQARESGVWLACHAQASDAVKMGLRAGFRVLYHCTYADEEALDMLEAKRDEVFIAPAIGIIQATLDAAPPPHFDMSHMKRSAAEVLELQKKLVPELRRRGLRVLPGGDYGFPFNPNGRNARDLELFVDLLGFTPEEALSAATLLGGELMGMGDELGQVKPGFLADLLLVDGDPTADVRILQDRKRLRGIMKDGRFHKDPALAAFQEGR; via the coding sequence GTGGGCGGTATTATTTTTGAAAACGTACGCATTTTCGACGGCGCCCAGATGCGCCAGGGGATCGGTGCGGTACGCGTGGAGGGCAATCGCATCGCCGAGGTGGCTGACGGCGAGCGCCGCATCGCACGCCAGGACGGCGACCGGGTCATCGACGGCGAGGGCGCGACCCTGATGCCGGGCCTGATCGAGGCGCATGCCCATCTATCCTGGCCCAGTTCGGTCGAGCGTTTCGTACCGGGCATGGCCCTGCCGCCGGAAGACCTGGTCCTGACGACGGCGCGCAATGCCCGTATCCTGCTCGACCACGGGTTTACCGGCGCCTACTCGGCCGGCTCGCTGAGCAAGTCGGTCGAGGTCGTGCTGAACACCTTCATTACCAGCGGCGGCATGCCGGGCCCGCGCCTGGTCGCCTCGTCGATCGAGCGCGAGCCGCCGACCGTCGAGGAACTCGACCCGGGCAAGGTGGCCGAGCATGGCCGCGGCCCGGAGGCGGTGCGCGCGTTCGTGAAAGAGTGTGCGTCGATCGGCGCCAAGTCGGTCAAGTTCCTGCTGTCGGGCGAGGACGCCCTGAAGCCGGGGGCGTCGCAGCAGCTGATGTACACGCAGGAGGAAGCCGACGCCGCCGGCGCGCAGGCGCGCGAGTCGGGCGTGTGGCTGGCCTGCCACGCCCAGGCCTCCGATGCCGTCAAGATGGGGCTGCGGGCGGGCTTCCGGGTGCTGTACCACTGCACCTATGCAGACGAGGAAGCGCTCGACATGCTGGAAGCCAAGCGCGACGAGGTGTTCATCGCGCCGGCGATCGGCATCATCCAGGCCACGCTGGACGCGGCCCCGCCGCCGCACTTCGACATGAGCCACATGAAGAGGAGCGCCGCCGAGGTGCTGGAACTGCAGAAGAAACTGGTGCCGGAACTGCGCCGGCGCGGCCTGCGCGTGCTGCCGGGCGGCGACTACGGTTTTCCGTTCAATCCGAACGGCCGCAATGCACGCGACCTGGAACTGTTCGTCGACCTCCTCGGCTTCACGCCGGAGGAAGCGCTGTCGGCCGCGACGCTGCTCGGCGGCGAGCTGATGGGCATGGGCGACGAGCTGGGCCAGGTCAAGCCCGGCTTCCTGGCCGATCTGCTGCTGGTCGATGGCGACCCGACCGCCGACGTGCGGATCCTGCAGGACCGCAAGCGCCTGCGCGGCATCATGAAGGACGGCCGCTTCCACAAGGATCCGGCGCTGGCGGCCTTCCAGGAGGGACGATGA
- a CDS encoding alpha/beta hydrolase yields MTSKPSLRELEQIIRAAGPVIDPPAAKALYAPLLADMPLGGEVLRDIVYGQDERQRLDVYLPLGEEKAAPVVVFLHGGGFIRGDKADRAAVGHYFSRHGVLAILPNYRLGPRHRWPAGAQDASAVLEWARANVAQHGGNPDHIVLAGESAGAAHVAAATLIKRFHPDEGLKIAGAFLASGVYNAELELLAREQLGIATPDPRNEAYFGTDFARYRAMSTVELVNADPFPLAITYAELDPIQMQAQAGELFSRLVTRHGFAPRVAVIRNHNHLSQVYSINSGDEALAGPLLAFVRDPTA; encoded by the coding sequence ATGACGAGCAAGCCGTCCTTGCGCGAACTCGAGCAGATCATACGCGCGGCCGGCCCGGTGATCGACCCGCCGGCCGCCAAGGCCTTGTACGCGCCGCTGCTGGCCGACATGCCGCTGGGCGGCGAGGTCCTGCGTGACATCGTCTACGGGCAGGACGAACGGCAGCGCCTGGACGTCTATCTGCCGCTGGGCGAAGAGAAAGCGGCGCCGGTCGTCGTGTTCTTGCACGGCGGCGGCTTCATCCGCGGCGACAAGGCCGACCGCGCGGCCGTCGGCCACTATTTCTCGCGCCATGGCGTGCTGGCGATCCTGCCGAACTACCGCCTGGGACCGCGCCACCGCTGGCCGGCCGGGGCGCAGGACGCGTCGGCGGTACTGGAGTGGGCCCGCGCGAATGTGGCGCAGCATGGCGGCAACCCCGATCACATCGTGCTGGCCGGCGAATCCGCGGGGGCGGCGCACGTGGCGGCGGCGACGCTGATCAAGCGCTTTCACCCCGACGAAGGCCTGAAGATCGCCGGAGCGTTCCTGGCCTCCGGCGTGTACAACGCCGAGCTGGAACTGCTGGCGCGCGAGCAGTTGGGGATCGCCACGCCGGACCCGCGCAACGAGGCCTACTTCGGTACCGACTTCGCCCGCTATCGGGCCATGTCGACGGTGGAGCTGGTGAATGCCGATCCCTTCCCGCTGGCGATCACGTATGCGGAACTGGACCCGATCCAGATGCAGGCGCAGGCAGGAGAGCTGTTTTCCCGGCTGGTCACCCGGCACGGCTTCGCGCCGCGCGTCGCCGTGATCCGTAATCACAATCACCTGAGCCAGGTGTACTCGATCAACAGCGGCGACGAGGCGCTGGCCGGCCCGCTGCTGGCTTTCGTGCGTGATCCGACAGCCTGA
- a CDS encoding LysR family transcriptional regulator, whose protein sequence is MRFNRLDLNLLLALDALLEEQNITRAAARVNVSQSAMSGMLARLREFFEDDLLAAVGRNMELTVLGRQLVGPVRDLILHVHATVGIRVSFDPARETRTMKIMVSDYATEVFLNRVIARVLRDAPNMTLDLVPLADDANEKLRRGENDFLIIPRNFLDPEHPQRLLFEDHYCVVIWEGNTQVGDQLDAATYERLSHIAPMLGRPRSPTMEERMLQALDVRRRIRVTTSDFSSMATALVGTDLVATMHTRLALGCARRLPIRVLPLPYQLPVLAECLQWHRFQENDPCHIWLRGVMLDVARGMTSNRDLPMAPLSANAIETGRGMASLMTA, encoded by the coding sequence ATGCGTTTCAACCGCCTCGATCTGAACCTGCTGCTGGCGCTCGATGCGCTGCTGGAGGAGCAGAACATCACCCGCGCGGCGGCACGCGTGAACGTCAGCCAGTCCGCCATGAGCGGCATGCTGGCGCGCCTGCGCGAGTTTTTCGAGGACGACCTGCTGGCCGCCGTGGGCCGCAACATGGAATTGACGGTGCTGGGACGCCAGCTGGTGGGACCGGTGCGCGACCTGATCCTGCACGTGCACGCCACGGTCGGCATCCGCGTCAGTTTCGATCCCGCACGCGAGACGCGCACGATGAAGATCATGGTGTCGGACTACGCGACCGAGGTCTTCCTGAACCGGGTGATCGCGCGCGTGCTGCGCGACGCCCCCAACATGACGCTGGACCTGGTGCCGCTGGCGGATGACGCCAACGAAAAACTGCGCCGTGGCGAGAACGATTTCCTCATCATCCCGCGCAACTTCCTGGATCCCGAACACCCGCAGCGCCTGCTGTTCGAAGACCATTATTGCGTGGTGATCTGGGAGGGCAATACCCAGGTCGGCGACCAGCTCGACGCCGCCACCTACGAGCGCCTCTCGCATATCGCGCCCATGCTGGGCCGCCCGCGCTCGCCGACGATGGAAGAGCGGATGCTGCAGGCCCTCGACGTCAGACGGCGCATCCGTGTCACCACCTCCGATTTTTCCAGCATGGCCACCGCACTGGTCGGCACCGACCTGGTCGCCACCATGCACACGCGCCTTGCGCTCGGGTGCGCACGCCGCCTGCCGATCCGCGTGCTGCCGCTGCCTTACCAACTGCCGGTGCTGGCCGAATGCCTGCAATGGCACCGCTTCCAGGAAAACGATCCGTGCCATATCTGGCTGCGCGGCGTCATGCTGGACGTCGCGCGCGGCATGACCTCGAACCGCGACCTGCCGATGGCGCCGCTCTCCGCCAACGCCATCGAGACGGGACGCGGAATGGCAAGTTTGATGACGGCGTGA
- a CDS encoding glycoside hydrolase family 2: protein MTRAFTLRGLRLAALLACSSISFTSSAATGDTVRRETPLLEHWRFVQNDTLADSAALASSGTDWQAVSVPHTWNMTDAASTAQTSPDSKPYKRGRGWYRLEFDHGALPANAWLQFDGASIVADVWLNGKYLGRHRGAFTAFRFDVTDKLAAGKNVLLVKVDNSAPVHGDDLTAIAPLGGDFNMSGGLYRSVSLIETPARAHLALGDYGSSGVYADTVSVDRDRANVRVRALVENEKATDAGLTLRTHLIDATGKTVSSSVRRLRVGAGAKAQGELVLSVPRPHLWQGVANPYLYRLQVELADGAGRVIDRVEQPFGIRQFRFDPQAGLFLNGQHLRLHGVNLHQDWQDKAWAIGPREIDASLAMVREMGANAVRLAHYPHAAHTYQQAGRLGLVVWAELPFVERSLTPADCKAGAAIPPAFLDNLDDQLREMIRQHYNDPGIAMWSVANEVAMGGTCHGVDTVTPAVRRLHALAKQEDPTRPTTLADFNEDYPIVGPMFPVLPTGGITDIWAVNRYHLWYYPGGGDAFGAALDRFHAKYPTHPLGVSEYGAGAALSQQTDNPLGGLVGAMDMHGRSRVVYQPEGYANYVHEQIYAALARRDYLWGSFIWSMFDFGSGTRHEGDIGGTNTKGLVTFDRATRKDPFYFYKANWSEAPVTWITGRRYRDRAYRVTDVRVYSNADMVTLSLNGREIGVRKADECPLRTCVFEHVRLDEGSNQLQAQGMHGTARTSDAVAWTLAPDNARNVYLAAGQIATGQVSSDGHRYGSDNFFVGGQGTPLELDSPYGSRFGTHVRNVTDVRDAALWAAVRHGSFGYRIALENGRYRVRLGFLDPVKDAQPGTRRFSVTANGGVVLPSLDIVAVAGAPATAITRNFDVEVRDGILRLDLVPEVGEAVLSNLVVERL from the coding sequence ATGACACGAGCTTTTACTCTGCGCGGTCTGAGACTCGCCGCCCTGCTGGCGTGCTCCAGCATTTCATTCACCAGCAGCGCAGCAACGGGCGACACCGTGCGCCGGGAAACGCCTTTGCTTGAACACTGGCGTTTTGTACAGAACGATACGCTGGCGGATTCTGCTGCCCTCGCGTCGAGCGGCACCGACTGGCAAGCCGTCAGCGTGCCGCACACCTGGAACATGACTGACGCCGCCAGCACCGCGCAGACCAGCCCGGACAGCAAACCATACAAACGTGGACGCGGCTGGTACCGGCTCGAGTTCGACCATGGCGCGCTACCGGCCAACGCCTGGTTACAGTTCGATGGCGCCAGCATCGTCGCCGACGTCTGGCTGAATGGCAAATACCTGGGCCGGCATCGTGGCGCGTTCACCGCCTTTCGCTTCGACGTCACCGACAAGCTCGCGGCTGGCAAGAACGTCCTGCTGGTCAAGGTCGACAACAGTGCGCCTGTCCACGGCGACGATCTGACCGCCATCGCGCCCTTGGGCGGCGATTTCAACATGTCGGGTGGCTTGTATCGCAGTGTGTCGCTGATCGAGACGCCGGCGCGTGCACACCTTGCACTGGGCGATTACGGCAGCAGCGGTGTATACGCCGATACTGTCTCCGTCGACCGTGACCGCGCCAACGTGCGTGTGCGCGCGCTGGTCGAGAACGAAAAGGCGACTGACGCCGGCCTGACGCTGCGCACGCACCTGATCGATGCCACGGGAAAAACGGTGTCGTCCAGCGTACGGAGGCTGCGGGTCGGCGCCGGCGCAAAGGCGCAGGGCGAACTGGTCCTGTCCGTCCCCCGTCCACACCTGTGGCAAGGCGTAGCCAATCCCTACCTGTACCGCCTGCAGGTCGAACTGGCCGACGGGGCCGGCCGCGTGATCGACCGTGTCGAGCAGCCATTCGGTATCCGCCAATTCCGCTTTGATCCCCAGGCCGGCCTGTTCCTGAACGGCCAGCACCTGCGCCTGCACGGCGTGAACCTGCACCAGGACTGGCAGGACAAGGCCTGGGCCATCGGACCGCGCGAGATCGACGCCTCGCTGGCAATGGTGCGCGAGATGGGCGCCAACGCGGTGCGGCTGGCGCACTATCCACATGCGGCCCACACCTACCAGCAGGCCGGCCGGCTCGGCCTGGTCGTGTGGGCCGAACTGCCCTTCGTCGAGCGCAGCCTGACACCGGCCGACTGCAAGGCCGGCGCGGCGATCCCGCCGGCCTTCCTCGACAACCTGGACGATCAACTGCGCGAGATGATCCGGCAGCACTACAATGATCCCGGCATCGCCATGTGGTCGGTCGCCAACGAGGTGGCGATGGGCGGAACCTGCCACGGCGTTGACACTGTCACGCCAGCCGTGCGGCGACTGCATGCGCTGGCAAAGCAGGAAGACCCCACACGTCCGACCACGCTTGCCGATTTCAATGAGGATTACCCGATCGTCGGACCGATGTTCCCCGTGCTGCCGACCGGTGGCATCACCGACATCTGGGCGGTCAACCGTTACCACCTCTGGTACTACCCAGGCGGTGGCGATGCCTTCGGTGCGGCCCTCGACCGCTTTCACGCCAAGTATCCGACGCACCCGCTCGGCGTGTCCGAGTACGGGGCCGGCGCTGCGCTATCCCAGCAGACCGACAACCCGCTCGGCGGCCTGGTCGGCGCCATGGACATGCACGGCCGCAGCCGCGTCGTGTATCAGCCCGAAGGCTACGCGAACTACGTGCACGAGCAAATCTATGCGGCACTGGCCCGGCGGGATTACCTGTGGGGCAGCTTCATCTGGTCGATGTTCGATTTCGGCTCCGGCACGCGTCATGAAGGAGACATCGGCGGGACTAACACAAAAGGCCTGGTTACCTTCGACCGTGCCACGCGCAAGGATCCGTTCTACTTCTACAAGGCGAACTGGAGCGAGGCGCCGGTCACGTGGATCACCGGTCGGCGCTACCGCGATCGCGCCTATCGGGTGACGGACGTGCGCGTGTATTCAAATGCGGACATGGTGACGCTGTCTCTCAACGGCCGCGAAATCGGTGTGCGCAAGGCCGACGAGTGCCCGCTGCGCACCTGCGTATTCGAGCATGTGCGTCTGGACGAAGGCAGCAACCAGCTGCAAGCGCAAGGCATGCATGGAACCGCAAGGACGAGCGATGCGGTGGCATGGACCCTGGCGCCCGACAACGCGCGCAATGTCTACCTGGCCGCTGGGCAGATCGCAACCGGCCAGGTCTCGAGCGACGGTCACCGCTACGGCTCCGACAACTTCTTCGTCGGCGGCCAGGGCACGCCGCTAGAACTGGACTCACCCTACGGTAGCCGTTTCGGCACCCATGTCCGCAACGTCACCGACGTGCGTGACGCCGCACTGTGGGCAGCCGTGCGCCATGGGAGCTTCGGTTACCGCATCGCGCTCGAGAATGGACGCTACCGCGTGCGCCTGGGTTTCCTGGATCCTGTCAAGGATGCGCAACCGGGCACGCGCCGTTTCAGCGTGACCGCCAACGGCGGCGTGGTGCTTCCCAGCCTGGATATCGTGGCCGTCGCGGGCGCGCCAGCCACGGCCATCACGCGTAATTTCGACGTCGAGGTTCGTGATGGCATCCTGCGGCTGGACTTGGTGCCGGAGGTCGGGGAAGCGGTGCTATCGAACCTCGTCGTCGAACGCCTGTAA
- a CDS encoding MFS transporter produces the protein MHPSAIGNYRWAICGLLFFATTINYLDRQVLSLLAPSLSKQFGWSNNDYANIAAAFQFVYAVALLFAGRIVDRLGTKRAYQLAILVWSIGAIVHAFSLSLGYAINSVLTMLGFAAVPASIAGFIVARAILALGEAGNFPAAILAPLTVPIIAEIWGWETAFIWIGNDHRTVKEGAA, from the coding sequence ATGCACCCGAGCGCTATCGGCAATTACAGGTGGGCCATTTGTGGTCTGCTGTTCTTTGCAACCACGATTAATTACCTCGACCGCCAAGTCCTGAGCCTGCTTGCCCCCTCTTTGTCCAAGCAATTCGGGTGGTCGAACAACGATTACGCGAATATCGCCGCTGCGTTCCAGTTCGTGTACGCGGTGGCACTGCTGTTCGCAGGCCGCATCGTCGACCGTCTCGGCACCAAACGTGCCTATCAGCTCGCGATCCTGGTTTGGTCGATCGGGGCGATTGTCCACGCGTTCTCGCTCTCCTTAGGTTACGCAATCAACAGCGTGCTCACAATGCTGGGCTTTGCAGCAGTGCCGGCGTCGATCGCTGGCTTCATCGTTGCGCGCGCAATCCTGGCGCTTGGCGAAGCGGGCAACTTCCCGGCTGCGATCCTGGCCCCGTTGACGGTGCCAATCATTGCCGAAATCTGGGGCTGGGAGACTGCCTTCATCTGGATCGGAAATGATCACCGGACAGTGAAAGAAGGGGCTGCTTAA